GGGTATCCTCTGATAAAGTGAAAACCAAAAACTTGCCGCGTCGATTGATGTGGAGAATTTTTTGCCGGGCAATCTTTTTACAAAAAGCAGAAGGGCTGGGGACCGCAATGCTTCTTTCCCAAAAGATATGCGCTTTTTCAATGGTTCTTCCTTCGAGATTGGCCTCTCGCATTTCTCGAATAATTGTTTCAACTTCTGGTAACTCAGGCATGCTCACTCATTGTGGGTGAATTAAAATTTACTCCTCTTTTAGCAGAGAGGGGATGCATCTTTTAGTTTTACTGTTGCTTGACAACAAAATTAAGGAGCTTATTTGGCACAAAAACAATTTTTACAATTTCGGCTCCATCAATATGGCGCTGGATGCCTGGTTCTCGTTTAGCCGCCTCAACAATTTGAGCTTCTGTTTGATCTTTGGGAAGTTCAAAGCGCCCACGCAATTTCCCATTCACTTGGACTACATAGAGAACGGTAGAATCTTCTAAGTAGCGTTCCTCTGCTTGCGGGTAGGAAGCGTAGCTAAGAGGTTCTTTTATTCCTAGAATTTCCCAGATTTCTTCGGCTAAATGGGGGGCAAATGGGTATAAAGCTTGTGTAGCCATCTTTAAAACAGAAGCAGGATAGGCCTCCAATTTCGAAAAATTATTCACGAATTCCATCATTTTTGCGATGGCTGTGTTGAATTGCATGGCAACGATATCTTCCTCTACCCCTTTGACAAGGCGGTGCCCTAATTTTAAAGCCTCTAGGCTATTTTCTGAGGTGAGTTTGAGAGATATGGCGAGGTCGTAAAAGCGAGAAAGGAAGCGTCTGCAACCTGAAACGGCATCCGTATTCCATACCTTTTCCTTTTCTAAAGGTCCCATAAACATTTCATACAGGCGCAATGAATCCGCGCCAAATTCTTCAATCACCTCATCCGGAGAAACGCCATTAAGTTTAGATTTTGACATTTTTTCGATTTGGCTTCTTAGTTTTTCACCCGTCTTTTGGTGGATGTAAGCTCCATCCTGTTCTATCACCTCTTCAGGGGTTACATAGGCCCCTAAGCTATTCTGATAGGAGCGGGCGGTAATCAAGCCCTGATTGCGCAAGGATTTGAAAGGTTCTGGTGTACTTAAAAAGCCACAATCGTAGAGAACTTTATGCCAAAAGCGCGAGTACAAAAGGTGTAAAACAGCATGTTCAACGCCTCCCACATATAAATCTACTGGCAGCCAATATTGCTCTGCTTCTTTGCTCCAAGCTTCCTGATCATTATGGGGATCGCAAAAACGGATGTAATACCAGCAAGATCCAGCCCATTGAGGCATGGTATTGGTTTCTCGACGAGCCGCTTTTCCTGTTTTTACATCCGTAATAAAAACCCATTCAGGAGCATTTGTAAGAGGGCTGCTACCATCGCTTGCCGGCTTATATTGGCTAATTTGGGGGGGACATAGGGGAAGCTCGTCTAAATCTAATGTCCGGAGGGTACCATCTTCAAAATGAAGAAGAGGAAAAGGCTCTCCCCAATAACGTTGCCGGGAGAATAGCCAATCTCGCAATTTAAAGCTGACAGTTCTGCGCCCTTTTTGGTGAGTTTCGAGCCAATTAGCTACGCTTTCTTTAGCTTGTTCTGTTGTTTGGCCGTTAATGGAAAAAATATTGGATTGGCTATTCATGGCTGTTCCTGCGCCTGTCCAACATTTTTTACCGGCTGAGATGGCATGCCGGAGGTGCTCATGATCCCCATCTTCTTTGGTTAAATCTGGTTCGATCACTTGTACGCAAGGTAGCCCATACTGCTGGGCAAATTCAAAATCCCTTTCATCATGGGAAGGGACTGCCATCACAGCGCCTGTTCCGTAATGGATCAAGACGTAGTCTGCCATCCAAATTGGAATTTTTTGCTGGTTGATTGGATTGATGGCGTAAGCTCCTGTAAAAACACCGGTTTTATTTTTAGCTATCTCAGTACGATCAAAGTCACTTTTTAAAGCCGTTTCTTTTTGGTATTGTTCAACAGATTGTCTCTGAGCGGTTGTGGTGATTTGGTTGATTAAAGGATGTTCAGGAGCTAAAACCAAATATGTCGCTCCAAATAGTGTGTGTGGGCAAGTGGTAAACACCGTAATTTTTTCTGCGGTGCCATCAATCAAAAATTCGACTTGTACGCCTTCACTTCTTCCAATCCAATTAGCTTGCAATTTTTTTAGCCCTTCAGGCCAGTCAAGGAGATCGAGATCTTGTAGCAGCCGCTCAGCATACGCCGTAATTTTGAGAACCCATTGCCTTAAAGGGCGTCTCTCTACCAGATGGCCGCCTTCTTTAGAGCGCCCGTTTTCAATCTCTTCATTTGCCAAAACGGTGCCTAGAGCCGGGCAAAAGTTGACAGACATTTCAGCTTCATAGGCCAATCCTTTTTCATAAAGCTTCGTGAAAATCCACTGTGTCCATTTATAATAGGAAGGATCGCTTGTGCTGATTTCTCGGTCCCAATCGTAGCTAAATCCAAGAGATTGAAGTTGCCGTTTGAAATTTTCCACGTTTTTTTTCGTGGTGACTGCAGGGTGTGTGCCAGTACGAATGGCGTATTGTTCAGCAGGAAGTCCGAAATTGTCCCAACCCATCGGGTGTAGCACATTAAAGCCTTTTTGCCGTTTATAGCGAGCTAGAATGTCTGTCGCCGTGTATCCTTCTGGATGACCTACATGCAAGCCTGACCCTGAGGGATAAGGAAACATATCTAACACGTAATATTTCGGCTTTGTGCGATCAATTTCAACTTTATATGTCTTATGATCGAGCCAATATTTCTGCCATTTTTTCTCAATTTGCTTGTGATCGTACTTTTGCATCTTTTTTTCCATCTTATAACTTCCGTAGAATGTTTTGACTTCAAGTGCAAGAAACCTGAAGCAAGGATTTCCTACGATTAAAAAATAATATTTGAAGGGGATGTGCCCGAAAAGTAACAGTTTAACGCCTTCTGAAGATTAAGAGCAAACTGATAAATTGCTGGCAAAAAAAGAGTTTTGGAAAATCCACAAGGGTAGCATTCGAGGATTTAGGCATAATCTTCCCTAAAGGGGCTAGGTTGGCTATTCTTATACAAAAATTAGCATGAAGGTCGAAATAAATTTACCAGGAGTCCAGTTGAATTTTTAGTATATTCAAACTAAAAATTATGTTAGAGTGAAAGAGTTTGATTAATTAAACCTTTACCTATTTTTAAATTCCCATGACAAAAAAAGTTTCGATTGGCGAGCAAAAAGCTGCATCCCTTCCTTTTAAAAAGCCCAAAAAACCTAAAAAAGAGGAAAAGTTGTTTCAAAATTTCCTTAAAATTGTGGAGCAGTTTATTGGAGGAAAGTCCTTTTCTCCAGCAACCTTTTCCGAGCTCGTTCAGAAGCTGCAAATTCCACCCAAACATACGGAGATCTTCGAAGAGGTTTTAAGTGAGCTTGTAGCCCAAGGTATCGTTCGGCTTTCTCGGGGAAAGTATATCGCTCAAAAGTCTCAGGTAGAGGTGATTACAGGGGTCATTCATATGCACCCTCGCGGCTTTGGCTTTGTGCGACCAGATGATCCTTCTACTTGTGATCAAGATGTTTTTATCCCCCGTCCTTACACACAAAATGCTGTAGATGGCGATAAGGTAGAGGTGACGATTGATACCCTGGCTTTTTCTGAGAAAGGTCCTGAAGGAAAAGTTGTAGGCATTGTAGAGCGGGGTAGAACCCATATTGCAGGAATTATTAAGGCTGTCTACCCAAATGGAGCTGTTTATGCTTATGTGCCCTTGCTGGGAACCTCTCAACAAGTTGCCGTTCAGCCGTTGGAGGGGCAACCTTTACATGTGGGGGATCGGATCATCATGGAGGTGATCGACTGGGGGGATAAACGAAATGAGGCGGTTTGCCGCATGTCCCATTATTTAGGGCACATTTCAGATCCCAGTTGCGATATTCCAGCTGCGATTGAAGAGTATGAGTTGCGGGCAGATTTTCCTTCAAAAGCTGTGGTAGAAGCGAAAAATTTTGGAAAAATTGTTTTGAAAAAAGACCTTGTAGGTAGAGAGGATTTAAGAGATTTAGAGTGTTTTACAATTGATCCTGATACAGCTAAGGATTATGATGATGCTTTAAGTCTTTCCCAAGATGCACAAGGGCACTTCCATCTCGGGGTGCATATTGCGGATGTTTCGCACTATGTACGACCTGGCTCTGCCTTGGACCTTGAAGCAAGCCGCCGGGGAAATTCAACCTATTTTCCAG
This genomic interval from Parachlamydia sp. AcF125 contains the following:
- the leuS gene encoding leucine--tRNA ligase, whose product is MQKYDHKQIEKKWQKYWLDHKTYKVEIDRTKPKYYVLDMFPYPSGSGLHVGHPEGYTATDILARYKRQKGFNVLHPMGWDNFGLPAEQYAIRTGTHPAVTTKKNVENFKRQLQSLGFSYDWDREISTSDPSYYKWTQWIFTKLYEKGLAYEAEMSVNFCPALGTVLANEEIENGRSKEGGHLVERRPLRQWVLKITAYAERLLQDLDLLDWPEGLKKLQANWIGRSEGVQVEFLIDGTAEKITVFTTCPHTLFGATYLVLAPEHPLINQITTTAQRQSVEQYQKETALKSDFDRTEIAKNKTGVFTGAYAINPINQQKIPIWMADYVLIHYGTGAVMAVPSHDERDFEFAQQYGLPCVQVIEPDLTKEDGDHEHLRHAISAGKKCWTGAGTAMNSQSNIFSINGQTTEQAKESVANWLETHQKGRRTVSFKLRDWLFSRQRYWGEPFPLLHFEDGTLRTLDLDELPLCPPQISQYKPASDGSSPLTNAPEWVFITDVKTGKAARRETNTMPQWAGSCWYYIRFCDPHNDQEAWSKEAEQYWLPVDLYVGGVEHAVLHLLYSRFWHKVLYDCGFLSTPEPFKSLRNQGLITARSYQNSLGAYVTPEEVIEQDGAYIHQKTGEKLRSQIEKMSKSKLNGVSPDEVIEEFGADSLRLYEMFMGPLEKEKVWNTDAVSGCRRFLSRFYDLAISLKLTSENSLEALKLGHRLVKGVEEDIVAMQFNTAIAKMMEFVNNFSKLEAYPASVLKMATQALYPFAPHLAEEIWEILGIKEPLSYASYPQAEERYLEDSTVLYVVQVNGKLRGRFELPKDQTEAQIVEAAKREPGIQRHIDGAEIVKIVFVPNKLLNFVVKQQ